A region from the Rhodamnia argentea isolate NSW1041297 chromosome 7, ASM2092103v1, whole genome shotgun sequence genome encodes:
- the LOC115744662 gene encoding S-type anion channel SLAH2-like isoform X2, translated as MGSAEYELKQDSEETLPSLIQVISSSGIQGFDNVEPNNNKLVGPPAQDTEAAASDDGSVVMISDRMQSISISMPPSPMEAHLLNAKRVVFSDHGDTIITNGNPDSTAPSDMDSKRIKFHSQPMPTASAVKGGNFPKHSGIMKDKRYDSFKTWSGKLERQLSTLRGKPRGAPSEDGTGRNAEIETLPVDRYFDALEGPELDTLRASEEIVLPDDKRWPFLLRFPISSFGICLGVSSQAIMWKTLATSPSLKFLHINLTINLILWCISVALVVVVSSTYLLKLIFYFEAVRREYYHPIRVNFFFAPWIALLFLALGVPPSVATNLHAALWYVLMTPIFCLELKIYGQWMSGGQRRLSKVANPSNHLSIVGNFVGALLGASMGLKEGPLFFFAVGLAHYTVLFVTLYQRLPTNETLPKELHPVFFLFVAAPSVASMAWAKIQGSFDYSSRIAYFIALFLYFSLAVRVNFFRGFRFSLAWWAYTFPMTGAAITTARYANEVTNVVTQALSVILSAIAMLTVTALLVTTILHAFVLHDLFPNDIAIAISERRPKPHRKWFHLRHGSSDTRDIENYLKFASSDSKDIEASLGHPSSDTDRDCELPP; from the exons GACACTGAAGCAGCTGCCTCTGATGATGGATCTGTTGTAATGATTTCCGATAGGATGCAGTCCATTTCAATCAGCATGCCGCCATCTCCGATGGAAGCCCACCTGCTCAATGCGAAGAGGGTTGTCTTCAGCGATCACGGGGACACGATAATCACAAATGGAAACCCAGATAGCACTGCTCCTTCGGACATGGACTCCAAGCGGATAAAGTTCCATTCGCAGCCGATGCCGACAGCATCGGCAGTCAAAGGCGGGAATTTCCCTAAACATTCTGGGATCATGAAGGACAAAAGGTATGATTCGTTCAAAACGTGGTCGGGGAAGCTCGAGAGGCAACTGTCCACCTTACGCGGGAAGCCTCGTGGAGCTCCGAGCGAGGATGGAACAGGACGGAATGCGGAAATTGAAACTCTGCCTGTGGACAGATACTTTGATGCCTTGGAAGGGCCAGAACTGGATACTCTCAGG GCTTCAGAGGAAATAGTACTTCCAGACGACAAGCGATGGCCGTTCCTTCTCCGCTTCCCGATCTCTTCATTCGGTATCTGTCTTGGGGTCAGCAGCCAAGCAATCATGTGGAAAACTCTGGCCACCTCTCCCTCCTTGAAGTTCCTCCACATAAACCTCACAATCAATCTTATCCTGTGGTGCATATCCGTGGCTCTTGTTGTGGTCGTCTCTTCCACATACCTGCTCAAGTTGATCTTCTACTTTGAAGCCGTCCGCCGTGAGTATTACCACCCAATTCGTGTCAATTTCTTCTTCGCCCCGTGGATAGCGCTCTTGTTCTTGGCTCTAGGCGTTCCGCCTTCAGTAGCTACCAATCTGCACGCCGCTCTTTGGTACGTCCTGATGACGCCGATATTCTGTCTCGAGCTCAAGATTTATGGACAGTGGATGTCGGGAGGCCAAAGAAGACTCTCAAAAGTAGCTAACCCTTCGAACCATCTCTCGATCGTCGGGAACTTTGTCGGGGCATTGCTGGGCGCGTCGATGGGGCTAAAAGAGGGTCCTCTGTTTTTCTTCGCTGTCGGGTTGGCTCATTACACAGTCCTATTTGTGACACTATACCAAAGACTACCAACAAATGAGACACTCCCAAAGGAGCTCCACCCAGTGTTCTTTCTCTTCGTAGCGGCTCCAAGCGTGGCTTCGATGGCGTGGGCGAAAATACAAGGATCGTTTGACTACAGTTCGAGGATTGCTTACTTCATAGCTTTATTCCTCTACTTCTCTCTG GCAGTTCGAGTCAACTTTTTCCGAGGTTTCAG GTTCTCACTGGCATGGTGGGCATACACTTTCCCAATGACTGGTGCTGCCATCACGACCGCTAGGTATGCAAACGAAGTGACAAACGTCGTGACACAAGCGCTCTCGGTCATACTCTCTGCCATCGCCATGCTCACCGTGACGGCTTTGCTCGTCACCACGATCCTGCATGCCTTTGTGCTTCACGACCTTTTCCCCAATGACATCGCCATTGCCATCAGTGAGAGGAGGCCAAAACCGCACAGGAAGTGGTTTCATTTGAGGCACGGTAGCTCAGACACCAGAGACATTGAGAACTACTTAAAATTTGCTAGCTCCGACAGCAAGGACATCGAAGCATCTTTAGGACATCCGAGCTCTGATACTGACAGAGACTGTGAGCTACCGCCGTGA
- the LOC115744662 gene encoding S-type anion channel SLAH2-like isoform X1 — MGSAEYELKQDSEETLPSLIQVISSSGIQGFDNVEPNNNKLVGPPAQQDTEAAASDDGSVVMISDRMQSISISMPPSPMEAHLLNAKRVVFSDHGDTIITNGNPDSTAPSDMDSKRIKFHSQPMPTASAVKGGNFPKHSGIMKDKRYDSFKTWSGKLERQLSTLRGKPRGAPSEDGTGRNAEIETLPVDRYFDALEGPELDTLRASEEIVLPDDKRWPFLLRFPISSFGICLGVSSQAIMWKTLATSPSLKFLHINLTINLILWCISVALVVVVSSTYLLKLIFYFEAVRREYYHPIRVNFFFAPWIALLFLALGVPPSVATNLHAALWYVLMTPIFCLELKIYGQWMSGGQRRLSKVANPSNHLSIVGNFVGALLGASMGLKEGPLFFFAVGLAHYTVLFVTLYQRLPTNETLPKELHPVFFLFVAAPSVASMAWAKIQGSFDYSSRIAYFIALFLYFSLAVRVNFFRGFRFSLAWWAYTFPMTGAAITTARYANEVTNVVTQALSVILSAIAMLTVTALLVTTILHAFVLHDLFPNDIAIAISERRPKPHRKWFHLRHGSSDTRDIENYLKFASSDSKDIEASLGHPSSDTDRDCELPP, encoded by the exons CAGGACACTGAAGCAGCTGCCTCTGATGATGGATCTGTTGTAATGATTTCCGATAGGATGCAGTCCATTTCAATCAGCATGCCGCCATCTCCGATGGAAGCCCACCTGCTCAATGCGAAGAGGGTTGTCTTCAGCGATCACGGGGACACGATAATCACAAATGGAAACCCAGATAGCACTGCTCCTTCGGACATGGACTCCAAGCGGATAAAGTTCCATTCGCAGCCGATGCCGACAGCATCGGCAGTCAAAGGCGGGAATTTCCCTAAACATTCTGGGATCATGAAGGACAAAAGGTATGATTCGTTCAAAACGTGGTCGGGGAAGCTCGAGAGGCAACTGTCCACCTTACGCGGGAAGCCTCGTGGAGCTCCGAGCGAGGATGGAACAGGACGGAATGCGGAAATTGAAACTCTGCCTGTGGACAGATACTTTGATGCCTTGGAAGGGCCAGAACTGGATACTCTCAGG GCTTCAGAGGAAATAGTACTTCCAGACGACAAGCGATGGCCGTTCCTTCTCCGCTTCCCGATCTCTTCATTCGGTATCTGTCTTGGGGTCAGCAGCCAAGCAATCATGTGGAAAACTCTGGCCACCTCTCCCTCCTTGAAGTTCCTCCACATAAACCTCACAATCAATCTTATCCTGTGGTGCATATCCGTGGCTCTTGTTGTGGTCGTCTCTTCCACATACCTGCTCAAGTTGATCTTCTACTTTGAAGCCGTCCGCCGTGAGTATTACCACCCAATTCGTGTCAATTTCTTCTTCGCCCCGTGGATAGCGCTCTTGTTCTTGGCTCTAGGCGTTCCGCCTTCAGTAGCTACCAATCTGCACGCCGCTCTTTGGTACGTCCTGATGACGCCGATATTCTGTCTCGAGCTCAAGATTTATGGACAGTGGATGTCGGGAGGCCAAAGAAGACTCTCAAAAGTAGCTAACCCTTCGAACCATCTCTCGATCGTCGGGAACTTTGTCGGGGCATTGCTGGGCGCGTCGATGGGGCTAAAAGAGGGTCCTCTGTTTTTCTTCGCTGTCGGGTTGGCTCATTACACAGTCCTATTTGTGACACTATACCAAAGACTACCAACAAATGAGACACTCCCAAAGGAGCTCCACCCAGTGTTCTTTCTCTTCGTAGCGGCTCCAAGCGTGGCTTCGATGGCGTGGGCGAAAATACAAGGATCGTTTGACTACAGTTCGAGGATTGCTTACTTCATAGCTTTATTCCTCTACTTCTCTCTG GCAGTTCGAGTCAACTTTTTCCGAGGTTTCAG GTTCTCACTGGCATGGTGGGCATACACTTTCCCAATGACTGGTGCTGCCATCACGACCGCTAGGTATGCAAACGAAGTGACAAACGTCGTGACACAAGCGCTCTCGGTCATACTCTCTGCCATCGCCATGCTCACCGTGACGGCTTTGCTCGTCACCACGATCCTGCATGCCTTTGTGCTTCACGACCTTTTCCCCAATGACATCGCCATTGCCATCAGTGAGAGGAGGCCAAAACCGCACAGGAAGTGGTTTCATTTGAGGCACGGTAGCTCAGACACCAGAGACATTGAGAACTACTTAAAATTTGCTAGCTCCGACAGCAAGGACATCGAAGCATCTTTAGGACATCCGAGCTCTGATACTGACAGAGACTGTGAGCTACCGCCGTGA